A segment of the Homoserinimonas aerilata genome:
CGACACATAGTCGCCGTGGAGTCGCACCCCGAAGTGCAGGCAGGGTCGGTCACAGTGCGTGACCGGCCCTGCCAGTTCGCCCAGCAGGTCGCCGCGCTGCACCGTGTCGCCCGCGACCAACTCTGTGACGACGGGCTCATAGCTCGCGACGAGTCCACCCGCATGCCGGATCGACAGCACGGGTCTGTCGACGACGACCCCTGCGAAGTGCACGATCCCGTCGGTGGGTGCGCGCAGCTGCGCAGGCTCGGCCCCGGATGCCACGCCGATGTCGATGCCGCGGTGCCCCGCCGAGTAGGGGGTTGCGGGCGCGAGGTACGCGCGCAGCACGGGGTGCGGCTTGTCGACGGGCCAGAGCCAGCGCTCGTGCGTGGCTGCCTCCGCCCCCTGCACGGGAACCGCCGTGGTGACGGCGAGGAGCGCCGAGGCCAGCACCATGACCACGGCGGCGATCCGCGCACCGCCCACCCGGGCATACAGCCGGAACGCACGGGATGGGAGAGGGGGAGGAGGCAGCACCCCTCCAGCGTCGCGCGCCGTGGCATCCGGTCTTCTCGAACACCCAGAATCTGTTGAGAACGCTGCGGGATGTCGATGTGGGGAGGAGGCGTCGAAGCCGTCGTCGCGATGTTATGATTGGGGTCGCATCCCGTGTACTCGGGGTGACTACGCGTGCCCAGACCACGCAGCCATCCAATCGGTCTCCCTCCTCACGGTGGGGGCGGATGCCTGCAGGGCACCAGGATCTGCGTCAACCGGCGCGATGACAACTGAGAACAGCGCGATGAGCCGCGGATACGGCGTCGTGCAAGAAAAGGAGACGGCCATGGCCGTTGTCACCATTCGCCAGCTGCTCGACAGCGGCGTTCACTTCGGACACCAGACCCGCCGCTGGAACCCCAAGATGAAGCGCTTCATCCTGACGGAGCGCTCGGGCAGCCACATCATCGACCTGCAGCAGTCGCTGTCCTACATCGACAAGACGTACGACTACGTCAAGGAGACGGTCGCCCACGGTGGCACCATCCTCTTCGTCGGCACCAAGAAGCAGGCTCAGGGCGCGATCGCCGAGCAGGCGCAGCGCGTCGGCCAGCCGTTCGTCAACCAGCGCTGGCTCGGTGGCCTCCTCACCAACTTCCAGACGGTCAGCAAGCGCCTCGCGCGCATGAAGGAGCTCGAGGAGCTCGACTTCGACGACACCACGAAGGGCTTCACCAAGAAGGAGCTCCTCATCAAGAAGCGTGAGCTCGACAAGCTGCACAAGACGCTTGGCGGTATCCGCAACCTGACGAAGACGCCTTCGGCCATCTGGGTCGTCGACACCAAGAAGGAGCACCTCGCGATCGATGAGGCGCGCAAGCTGGGCATCCCGGTCATCGCGATCCTCGACACGAACTGCGACCCCGACGAGGTTCACTACCCGATCCCGGGTAACGACGACGCCATCCGTTCGGTCGGCCTGCTCACCCGCATCATCGCGGACGCTGCCGCCGAGGGCCTCATCCAGCGCCACCAGAAGCCCGAAGAGGGCAACGTCTCCGCCGTCGAGCCCCTCGCCGAGTGGGAGGCCGAGCTGCTCGCCGGTCACGAGGCATCGAAGGCTGACGAGGCTGCCGTTGTGACGCCGGAGCCCGAGGCCGAGGCTCCCGCTGCCGAGGCGCCTGCCGCCGAGGAGACCGCGCCCGTCGCTGACGGGGCCGCCGCCGACGCGCCCGCCGCGGAGTCGAAGTAGTTTCTCACCCATCCCTTTCGGAGCAAAAAGGAGTTCCCATGGCAGATTTCAGCCTGGAAGACATCAAGATCCTGCGCGAGCGCCTCGGCACCGGCATGATCGACACCAAGAATGCGCTCGTCGAGGCGGGCGGTGACCTCGAGAAGGCCACCGAGCTGCTTCGCCTCAAGGGAGCGAAGGGCAACGCCAAGCGTGCCGACCGTTCCACGAGCGAGGGCATTGTCGCGGCGAAGGTTGTCGGCAACTCGGCGACCATGATCGAGCTCGCCTGCGAGACCGACTTCGTGGCGAAGGGCGAGAAGTTCGTCGCCCTCAGCGAGAAGGTTCTCGACGCGATCGTCGCTGCGGGTGCCAAGACGGTCGAGGAGGCCCTTGCGGCGCAGGCCGACGGCAAGTCCGTCGCCGACGCCATCAGCGAAGAGGCCGCGATCATCGGTGAGAAGTTCGAGCTTCGCCGTGTCACGGTCATCGAGGCCGACGCATTCGAGATCTACATGCACAAGACGAGCAGGGACCTGCCGCCGCAGATCGGTGTCGTGCTCGGTTACACGGGCAGCGACGCTGAGACTGCTCGTGGCATCGCGCAGCACATCTCCTTCGCGAACCCGACCGTGCTCTCTCGCGAGGACGTTCCTGCGGCCGATGTCGAGAACGAGCGTCGCATCGTCGAGGAGATCAGCCGCGGTGAGGGCAAGCCGGAGGCCGCCCTGCCGAAGATCATCGAGGGTCGCCTCGGCGCCTACTACAAGCAGGTCGCCCTGCTCGAGCAGGACTACGCCCGCGACAACAAGCTGTCGATCGCCAAGGTCGCGCAGGATGCCGGCATCACCGTGACGGGCTTCGCCCGCTTCAAGGTCGGCGCGTAAGCAACGCATCCGCGTTCTGAATGTTGAAACGGCCCCTGCC
Coding sequences within it:
- the rpsB gene encoding 30S ribosomal protein S2, which codes for MAVVTIRQLLDSGVHFGHQTRRWNPKMKRFILTERSGSHIIDLQQSLSYIDKTYDYVKETVAHGGTILFVGTKKQAQGAIAEQAQRVGQPFVNQRWLGGLLTNFQTVSKRLARMKELEELDFDDTTKGFTKKELLIKKRELDKLHKTLGGIRNLTKTPSAIWVVDTKKEHLAIDEARKLGIPVIAILDTNCDPDEVHYPIPGNDDAIRSVGLLTRIIADAAAEGLIQRHQKPEEGNVSAVEPLAEWEAELLAGHEASKADEAAVVTPEPEAEAPAAEAPAAEETAPVADGAAADAPAAESK
- a CDS encoding M23 family metallopeptidase, giving the protein MLPPPPLPSRAFRLYARVGGARIAAVVMVLASALLAVTTAVPVQGAEAATHERWLWPVDKPHPVLRAYLAPATPYSAGHRGIDIGVASGAEPAQLRAPTDGIVHFAGVVVDRPVLSIRHAGGLVASYEPVVTELVAGDTVQRGDLLGELAGPVTHCDRPCLHFGVRLHGDYVSPLLYLEGIPRSVLLPTRASPAGPP
- the tsf gene encoding translation elongation factor Ts, which gives rise to MADFSLEDIKILRERLGTGMIDTKNALVEAGGDLEKATELLRLKGAKGNAKRADRSTSEGIVAAKVVGNSATMIELACETDFVAKGEKFVALSEKVLDAIVAAGAKTVEEALAAQADGKSVADAISEEAAIIGEKFELRRVTVIEADAFEIYMHKTSRDLPPQIGVVLGYTGSDAETARGIAQHISFANPTVLSREDVPAADVENERRIVEEISRGEGKPEAALPKIIEGRLGAYYKQVALLEQDYARDNKLSIAKVAQDAGITVTGFARFKVGA